Proteins from a genomic interval of Oncorhynchus nerka isolate Pitt River linkage group LG13, Oner_Uvic_2.0, whole genome shotgun sequence:
- the LOC115140478 gene encoding signal recognition particle 9 kDa protein-like codes for MPYYQTWEEFARAAEKLYLTAPMKVRVVIKYRHCDGNLRIKVTDDAVCLQYKTDQAQDVKKIEKLNGKLMRLMVSKESGAMETD; via the exons ATGCCTTATTATCAAACATGGGAAGAGTTCGCCCGTGCAGCAGAAAAACTATATCTGACAGCGCCAATGAAG GTCAGGGTGGTTATCAAATACAGACACTGTGATGGTAACCTTCGCATCAAAGTCACCGATGATGCAGTG TGTTTACAATACAAGACTGACCAGGCCCAGGACGTGAAGAAGATCGAGAAACTGAATGGCAAACTGATGAGGCTTATGGTGTCTAAGGAAAGTGGTGCCATGGAAACGGACTGA
- the LOC115139362 gene encoding epoxide hydrolase 1-like has translation MFTEILLALVVGGVVYFLVQRSKRHQLKSEDGWWGEGTPMAGEEDLSIRPYTVQTDEEELEDLYRRIDQTRPFPSLEDSQFNYGFNSHYLQKVVTYWRRDFDWRRQVEKLNKFPHYKTNIEGIDVHYVHVRPKNLPEGVTAVPLLMVHGWPGSFYEFYRMIPLLTQPSNPDDIVFEVVCPSIPGYGFSEAPHKKGFDSVCAARVFHKLMKRLGFQQFYAHGGDWGWIVTTNMAQLEPKIIKGLHLNFAPPSKPGLPMVLSIMLGRSFPKLFGFNEHDIQRIYPVVQNLVVESVKESGYMHIQATKPDTVGRGLNDSPVGLAAYILEKFSTWTDHDFRNLDDGGLTRKFSLDDLLTNVMIYWTSGCIISSMRFYKENFSKGLDQPHSKMPVHVPTGFACFPNELMHTPKLWVQQKYRELKTFTPMARGGHFAAMEEPELMAQDIQNFTKMQEKMK, from the exons ATGTTTACAGAGATTCTGTTAGCCctggtggtgggaggagtggtcTACTTCCTGGTGCAGAGGAGTAAGAGGCATCAGCTGAAGAGTGAAGATGGCTGGTGGGGGGAGGGGACTCCCATGGCTGGGGAAGAAGATCTCAGCATTCGCCCCTACACAGTCCAAACGGATGAGGAGGAGTTGGAG GACCTGTACAGGCGAATAGACCAGACCCGACCCTTCCCCTCTCTAGAGGACAGCCAGTTCAACTACGGCTTCAACTCCCACTATCTGCAGAAGGTGGTCACCTACTGGAGACGTGACTTTGACTGGAGGAGACAAGTGGAAAAACTGAACAAATTCCCACATTACAAAACCAACATTGAAG GCATTGACGTCCACTACGTCCATGTGCGGCCCAAGAACCTCCCTGAGGGCGTGACTGCTGTGCCTCTGCTCATGGTGCACGGCTGGCCAGGCTCTTTCTACGAGTTCTACAGGATGATACCCCTCCTGACTCAACCCTCCAACCCAGACGACATCGTGTttgaggtggtgtgtccttccaTCCCTGGGTACGGCTTCTCCGAGGCTCCACATAAGAAAG GTTTTGACTCTGTGTGTGCGGCCCGTGTGTTCCACAAGCTGATGAAGAGACTGGGCTTCCAACAGTTCTATGCTCATGGAGGAGACTGGGGATGGATCGTCACTACCAACATGGCCCAGCTGGAGCCcaa AATAATCAAAGGTTTACATCTCAACTTTGCTCCCCCCTCCAAACCGGGCCTGCCCATGGTTCTGTCTATAATGCTGGGCCGCAGTTTCCCCAAGCTGTTTGGCTTCAACGAACACGACATTCAGCGCATCTACCCCGTTGTGCAGAACCTAGTGGTGGAGTCTGTCAAGGAGTCAGGATACATGCACATCCAGGCCACCAAGCCTGACACTGTGG GTCGAGGGTTGAATGATTCTCCGGTGGGTCTTGCTGCCTATATCTTGGAGAAGTTCTCCACCTGGACTGACCATGACTTCAGGAACCTGGATGACGGAGGACTTACGAG GAAGTTCAGTCTGGATGATCTGCTGACCAACGTGATGATCTACTGGACATCTGGCTGCATCATCTCCTCTATGCGCTTCTACAAGGAGAACTTCAGCAAGGGTCTTGACCAGCCACACTCAAA gATGCCAGTGCACGTGCCCACCGGTTTTGCCTGCTTCCCCAACGAGCTGATGCACACCCCCAAGCTGTGGGTGCAGCAGAAGTACCGCGAGCTGAAGACCTTCACGCCCATGGCCCGAGGAGGACACTTCGCCGCCATGGAGGAGCCAGAACTTATGGCCCAGGACATCCAGAACTTCACCAAGATGCAGGAGAAGATGAAGTGA